DNA sequence from the Neomonachus schauinslandi chromosome 16, ASM220157v2, whole genome shotgun sequence genome:
ttatgaTCTGTCTTCTCCACTGGAACATAAGCTCCACAGGACAGGTATCTTATCTATCTTGAATTCCCAGTGCCAAGAGCCAAAATAGCTGCTCAGTATTTGTGAAtgagagaatgggaggagggaTCAGAATTCAGTGGGATTgatccaggaagtcttcctgggaGTTTAATAAGCAAAGGATACACAGGGACAAAAAGTGGGTGGCAAAGGAAGAAACCAGACCTGCTGGACAACGTGGCTGCTTTCTGGGGTGTGATAGTAACATTGGCAGAGGCACAGGAAAGGAAGGGATAGAGATGCCCCGAATTCTGCCTCCCAATACCCCACACCCCAGCTCCTTTTCTCTTCAAAGATTTTAGGCTTTTCACCTAGGTGTTCACCAAGGTCCCAAGGCCCCAGTGTGCAACCCTTCAAATCCCGCATTCCCTCTCTGAACCCACGAGGCTGGCTCCCAGCCCCTAGGTGTGTCTGTAATGTAGCAATCAGGGCTGGGCCTTGCCTCCTACCCACACTCAAGTTCTGGCAGatatggggtggggtgggggcaggcctgTGGGGAAACAGGGGTTTATTGGTATTCTCAGAGAGGGAACTAGAACATCAACTGGACTTGGAGATGGGTTGATGCAGAGCCAGGCTGTGTGACTCTGCCTGACACCATTAACCCCACGTGATGCATCCAAAGAGCTGCTGAAATCCAACGATTCTCCTCCCACCCATCACCCAAACTGCTGGGATGGTGAGaatcccctccccttcttccccccacTTGCCCAACCATGGGACACGGGGCACGCAGGAAACACAAACCCACTGAGGCAGTACAGAGATGCTACGTTCTAAAGTTAGCACATGTAGCATAAATCATGTAAAGCCAAGATTGCCCTTGAAGATCCATCAGGAAGGTACCAAGTGGAAACAAAGCTGTTGAGCACAGCCAGTTCTCTTCTCCAGCGCGAGAACGGATTTCTTCGGTTGTGCACATTGTGTTCAGGGGCATTATACAGAAGTACCTATCTTTAAACACCAGAACTGTAAAGCCAGAACTAGAACGAGTCAATGGTCTTTAAACTCACACTTGGTGCAACAAGGTGCTCCAAAAGGCACCTGGAGTCTGAGGCAATGGCAGGTTCATTTTGGGGCATACACTCGTGGAGGGCCCTTAATCTCTTgattttctgtgttcattttgcCAAAAGTGTACAGGTTAACTCACTGAAATTAACACATATATGCTTGGAGCTGCCACCTAGGGCTATGCAGGCTGCACGCCATGAAGGGACACATGGGAAAGGGGACCAATGGGGGCTAAATGCAGCTTGCCCCCCAACTCTCAGGGCGTGGGTCTGACTCATGCAAGGCACTACGTGGGCTGGTGAGGTCCTTTGGAGGACACGACTCCACAGTACAGCACAGGCGCAATCCAGGtgcaggccctggactcctgggtTCTCATGCTGGCCTTGCCATACacgggctgtgtgaccttgggtgagtcacttaaCCTCTACATGCTGTGGTTCCCCAGCCTGTAGAATGTGGATAAttatagtacctacctcatagaatCACTGTGCTTTTTTCAATGAGATCATTCATTTACAGCACTTAGTACAAGGCCTGCCACATAATAAGATATCAATAAATTGGCTAACATTATCAGCAGCATTAGCATTCAGTGGAGAGGAAAACACTGGGAAGTCAATTTGTTACAAAAGAACTCTAGAGCTAAACAGATGATGGTGTTTGGCTCATCTGTTGCTTTGGATCACCCAGGCCAAAGTGCTCCTCCATTAGCATGCCTAAGTGGAGGTGATTATACAGTTCTCCTTTGTccattcttctttccctctgctcccagaGTTGACCCTATGGCTGACAGAATGGTGGTTAATGAGCTCCTTCAGTCACTGTTAATTATTTAGGAAGAATCCATTACACATTAAAAACTTGTGTCCTCCAGAAAACCTTTTGAGAGGCGCTCCGCCCGCCTCAGGCAGTTTGTTGCTTATCCCCTCCAGCAGCACTGACTGTTCGCCACAGCCCCTGCCACCTGGCCATTTGTGCTTAGTGAGTGTTCCTCGAGCCCTGTCTCCTCAGGTAGCTCCGCAAAGCAGGAGGTGCTATTATAAAGACAGAGGAGGCCTCTTGAGCCTACAGAGGGGCCGAGAGTGGGCTGTGGGGGCAGCATGGGAACTGAACAGAAGCACCAACTTCTGGGGTTCCCGAAGATCGTTCATGAGTGCCATCTGTGTGTGTTGCATCAGGCTGGGGTAAAGAGGCCTGCTCTCAAGTAAGGTCTTGCTTTGTCCTGGCAGTGCCAGTCTACTTCCCCGCCCCTCCCTATGACACCAGGAACCGGCTGGGCCACCTGAACCTCATAGTAGAGAAGGTAGAGAAGGTGGCTTGATTAGAATATTTTGTCACTTTGAGGTGATACAACTCCcaagttggggggtggggcagggcggtGGGATAAACTCCATGAAATGGAGAAGGCACTCAGAGTTCAGGACCTAGATCCTATCTCCAACTGGGTATCTTTAAGagctattttgcatttttgttgtttcccCCGCCCACATCTGTGTTCTCTATTCCTTGTCTTTGTTCAAGACAGTCATCTCTCTGAAGACCCAAGAGTAAAAGATGGGCAACTGGATAACAGGAGGGGTCCAGCCCCAAAGGAGGAAAGTGTACAACTTGGTGGAAGGATGCTTGAACCCTAACTTATCCAATCTAACAAAAGCTTGCTCCGCCTGTCCTCTGTCTAAGGCATGGTGTAGGGGCATATAAAGGTGATTAAGATATAGTTCTTGGTTTCAAGGAACTTAATATTCtaagagagaaataagagaagagcATAAGTTATCCCAGGTACAATGccagagagaaacaaacaaattGCTATGGCAATTCCAAGAAGGGAAGGGtatggggagttggggggggagtgAGGGATGATGGGAAAAATCAGGGAAGCTTCATCCAAGATGGATGTTGTGTTCTGAGAACTAGAGATGACAGAAGGGCATTTTAGAAATAAGCAAGAGCACGGGAAGATGCTTGGAGGACCAAGAAGGGTTTATTTGATAGGGAGTCCAGTTTGGCCAGAATGTGGGGTCATGTGCAAAGgagtaaaagaagtcagaaaggCAGGTCGAGGCCAGAGCATGGAAGGCCTTCACTGCCAGTCTAAGGAGTTTATACATAATTGGGTAGGGTGGGAAAAAGCCCGAATTATAAGAGCAGAATGAAGGATATAAGGGAAAGAGACAAAGGCGAAAGGAGAGGTTGCTTGGGTGCCACTGCCTATCCTTTGGAGGGACAGGTTCAACCTGTCTCCATCCCAGCTCCATTGGCATGAAGCACCCCATTGCCATCTCACCTTCCTAGTGCCTGAGGCGGAATGTGCATTGAGAAATTCAAGGTAAGTGGGGAACAGTCTACACCTCCCTTCCCAGAGCCCCAGGGGTGGGTGATGGGATCTGGGGGTGAGTCAGTGGGGTGGGGACCCCATTTCTGCTCACATCCACCTCCCTGGGAATATAAAGGACAAGCGGTGAGGCCCTGCCTCAGAGCACCCCAAACTTGACACCATGAAGATCCCAGTTCTTCCTGctgtggttcttctctctcttctggcaCTCCACTCTGCTCAGGGGGCTTCCCTGGGTAGTTCTGAGGTGAGCACATCAcctggattctctttctcttacctATTACCTTGCTTAGTCCTCCATTTCTTTACCTTCAATGCATTACTGGATGCGTGGCTCCTATTTTTGGAGATTATCAGAGGCTGAATGAAAAGCAGGGGCtctgaggaagggaagaaaggaggaagtagACAAAACATTCCCAGGAAGACATGTAGATGGAAGTGCTTTATTTCTGGAAGGGATGGTGAGAGTATAGGCAGAGGCTGGACAACTGAATCCTGGGAGGAGACAGGGGCTGGGGTCGTCGTCTGGGCTCAGCTTCACCTGTGTTTCGTCTGTCTCCCAGGGAATGGCTTCCAGGTGACTGGGAGCTCCCTACTGTCTCTGGAGCCTAGGCCACAGCAAGGATCCTTAAGAGGTAGTCTCTAGTCAGGAGGAAGCTGGAggcccctctctccccatcttctCCCAGGTTGGGGGAGAGTGTCCATGCTGGATTTAAAAGTCTGAGATGGCGTCACATACACAATTGCTTGGGACCCAAGCAAGTGAAGTCAGTGAGCAAGCAGGCTGGTAGGACCCCAGGGAAGGTGGAGTGAACCTGTCCAATCTAAAAAGGGACAGTCTGTATACCTATCTGACTGCTGCTAAGCAGGAAAATGTACCCAGTGTGGccagagtttttaaatttttgggagAAACCAGAAATCTGATTTATGTATTCTtactaattaaaaatgttttattcaaattaaaaaacaagccaAACTACTATGAGAGCTAAACATTTGGGTCTAGCCTATAGGATACCCATTTGTGACCTTTattgtggaaaggaagaaataagggaCAATGAAGCCAGGCAACTAAAGTAGGGAGAACAAGATGGGGTGCACTGAGGTCTGGGGCAGTGACTACacgggggagggaaatggtgacTCCGACTTTGGTGGCAATAAAGTCACAAAGCAAGCCAACCTCAATCAATTAAAGGCAGGCAGGGCACCTAGGCAGCTTGGCTCCTACCTGTGTGCTAATCTCCCCCACCCAGCTCTATGGGTTAAGTGTAGGAATCTCAAGAACACCCCAAGTCAAATGCACAGCAACACTAGCCCGATTTTCTTGGGAGGAGTCCTCTCTTCTCCACCCCTTGCACCTGCTGCCTACCATGGATGCAGGCCTGGGCTTTTAGcttctctgtctcacacacaccaCTCTCTAATCTCTCCTCTTTGCCTTGCTGTCAACCATCTGTCTTACTGGAACAGAGCAGGCTATCTGAGGCCCTATGGTGGAGAATGGGCTATATCCTTGGAGACTGGCCTATGGAGGAAGGCAGGGCTGGCAGAGAGGGTTTGGGGACAAGGACTCGCCATTATGTGATCCTTTGGTTTTCTCCCCTTCACCTTCCAGGAGGAAACCACCATTGGTAATTATGCGGCAGGCCCTGAGGTAAACACCCCGTTTTCCCACACTCCAGCCTGAGTCTGTGCCCTCTTCTGTGCTCCTTTGCCACTTTCTTAACACCCTGTCTCTTTGCCTAGGCCTTTAACACTAACTTCCTGAACATTGACAAGTTGCGCTCTGTAAGTACCATTCTCCAgtgctgacccccacccccaaacatcCACACCATAAAGGAGACCAATGCCTTAGTCAACAGCTTGCAAAGCCGCCGTGGACCCCTCACCTTTTCCAGGGGGCTGCGGGCTGAGCTCTGTCCTCCCCTGGCACTGACCCTCTTCTGGTCTCCCTGTCTCCACAGGCTTTTAAGCCCGATGAATTCTTGAACTGGCATGCCCTCTTTGAGGTAAGTGCGTGGGCACCCCTTCTCCTTGACTGTCTGTGGTCTCTCCAGCATAGGGTCCACACATTCTAGTTCTAGCCCTTTTGGTTTTTTCCTGAGCTGTAGGAGGGAGTAACTGCCCTGCTTGACAGAAGAAAGTTTCTTGAGGACGCTGACATGGCCACACCTATTTTCCTAACACGGCAGTGGGGGAGCAGAGCCACAAAGACAATTCCAGAAAAGGCAGAACTTAATCAGACAGGAGTTTATTTGAGTCCCTTTATCATCtacgaagaaactgaggccctaaGTTGGGTGTCTTACTGGCACTTAGAGGGCGAAGTCAGTGACAGCGCAGGCACTGGAGCCTACATCACACGACTCTGCACGTACTTCTACGTGTCCTCACGcaaatgtctctgagcctcagcttcctcatctctgatGTGGGCCTGCCAGTACCTACCTCAAAAGGTAGCTGTGCAGACCAAATGAAGGCATGCCTGTGGAGCAGGTAGTATAAGGCAGACACAGAATAAGGGCTCAGGAAAAATTAGTTCTTCCTGTAATTGTAAATGATAACACCATTGCCACTACCGAGAGCTCATTCACTGAGTCTTTACTGATCCGTGTTCACCTGACTTGTATCACAtcactctcattctttttttctcttttagtctaTCAAAAGGAAACTTCCTTTCCTCAACTGGGATGCCTTTCCTAAGGTAAGAGGCGGTGGGCAGTACAAGGACAGAAGTTGGGGATGGGGGAAGAAGTCGACCATCTGGGAGGAAGGGTGAGGATGGGTAACAGAGGATAAACCGTCCTCTCACTAAAGCTAAGGGAAATCTCAGCTACTGTAGAGAATGAGAACCCAGATCAAGGCAGGGATTCCTTTCTATCTCTGCCCCATGCTTCCTCATGGAGGACTCCAGCTCCCCGCACGCAAGGGTCCCCAATCTGACCataccctctctccctccagctgAAGGGTTTGAGGAGTGCAATTCCTGATGCCCAGTGACTGTTCCCTTCAAGACCAAGCACTGCTGATACCCACTGGAAGAGGGGCTAGTGTGGGCTCTGGTCACCATTCTATAAGTGCTCTCTCTGGGCTCAGTAACACcaataaaatgttttccaatCTACCAGCTTCTGTATCTGTGTCTGTCCTTATCCCATCTGGCTCTAGAAGGGGATTAGGATGAAGTAGGCTCCAAGGCTCGTAGGCAGAAATCTTGAATTCTGAGAGGGTAGTAAGCAGTGATgtaggaggaagtggggagggctTATCAAGATGGCAAAAGATGCCGTGTCTTACTTTCTCGGTACTGGCTGATGTACTTGGGGAACATGACTCTGTGAGTTATTTACTAAGATTTTCAAGGAATCAAACCTGCTTCCCTCCCTGAACTACTGGTACCTTCCCCACCTGCCTTCTGAGAACCTGATTCCCTTGGTGGGGGCAATTTGGTATAAGAGAGCTGTCTGGAATCCCAGGCTCAGAAGCCAGCTGAAATCATATGAGCCCatctaaaatccttttttaagaATTAGGTAGgttacaaataaagaaaagtagTGATGTGATCCTGGGCCTTTCTAAACCTCCACTTCTTTATCTGTGCAATGAGAGTGGAAATAAACAAGAATGATAATAACTACCCTGTGGTGGTGTTATGAAAGTCAAAAGAGATAAGGTATGTAAAGCCTCTTGCACAGGACTGGGCATATGGTAGGTGCTCGACAGTGACGCGTTCCCTCCATTCCCCCAGAGAGCTGCCCCAGTGACCCAGATTCATTATTGACTCCCTcaccaatccatccatccacccatttacTGCAAAGGTCTTGAAACATGGAACGGATTCCATCTCAGTTCTGCACATGTATTCTGTATGGAATCTCTGTGTCTGCTCTGGGTACTTAAAATGCTGACTTAGTTGAgattatttctggtttctcttgagaactgggaaaattggagagcaaTGGACTTGAGATTGGCTTAAATCCAAGTAACAGCTGCCCTCTTTACAGGATGTGGTGCCAGATCAGTAAAATTTCCCTTGGCAAGTTTCACTTATTTACATTGCCTTTTGGCCTCTATCAGAGACTGAGTTTGCAAACTGTGGCCTGTAGCTTACTTGAGGAAGTGGACTACAAAGGGAAATTAAACTTGGGTGGGGAAGCAAAAACTTCCTTCTACCCTCTGAAATTCTGTGGCTGGCCTAAGAATTAAACTGGCctaagaattaaactgacataagacagattaacaggagaaaagcatacaaagtcatttaatatatttttacactTATATAGGAGTcttcagaagaaaaaggaagactcaAAGGAGCCATTAGGCCCCAAAGCTTATGTACCTTTTTATACACGAATGACAGATTGTAAGGATGTGACGAGACAAAGGGGCTTGGATTGGGGGCAAGAAGTTGTGGGAGTGATTAGGATACATAGGGGAAACTAATGGGAGATAAGGGTTATTTTAGTATGTTTGTTTGTACAGACTGGAATTGATTCCCAGACTCTGCTGATAAGAAtgttcttctcttcctggtacagggagggcacCTTTCTCAAGGAAAATTTTATGGTAGAAAGGGCAAGGTCAGAGAGCCCTTCCTGCATCTGCTATTTCTCAATTGccttcagtttaaaataatcaatatgcaaaaagcagtgtattttggggtggcatgttcTGAACCCTTTACTTGGCTCCTGCTTCCAAAGAGCTTCCAGATTAGACAAATAAGACATGTACATGTTGCTTATACCCCTTCCTTCTGGTTAACTAAAAATCATAGACACATACACAAACGGGAAGCAacttataaatgggatcattgacagaaaagaaaaaaaaatggagggtgCTCATGTACCacaatcaattaaaatatttagcaaagaTTGAATGCTCATAATTGCAGTGATAGGAACTAGAGTAGAGGAAGAAGGTGGGGAGATCCTCAAGATGTATGTATTGAGTGGCTAGGTTCTAGGGGAGGCCAAGAGTCAGCACACACAAGTCACGAGCATCTTTGAGAtaaagcagtagttctcaaagtgcAGACCTTcgatcagcagcatcagcattacaTGGGAATTTATGAGAAGCACGAATCCTTGGGCCCCACCCCATATCTATTAAATCAGAAACTGGGGATGGGGCAtagcaatctgtattttaacaggcTCTCTAGATAATTCTGATGCACTAAAGCTTCAGAACCactgagaaaaggaaattcagaGAATGATTAATATAAAATTCGGGACCATAGTTACCTCTCGGGGGAGAGACCATCATGTGATAGGGGAAGGGCACCCAGAGGGGGCTGGTGACAGAAGGCTTCTActgttcatgttttta
Encoded proteins:
- the LOC110590159 gene encoding keratinocyte differentiation-associated protein isoform X2, whose product is MKIPVLPAVVLLSLLALHSAQGASLGSSEEETTIGNYAAGPEAFKPDEFLNWHALFESIKRKLPFLNWDAFPKLKGLRSAIPDAQ
- the LOC110590159 gene encoding keratinocyte differentiation-associated protein isoform X1 encodes the protein MKIPVLPAVVLLSLLALHSAQGASLGSSEEETTIGNYAAGPEAFNTNFLNIDKLRSAFKPDEFLNWHALFESIKRKLPFLNWDAFPKLKGLRSAIPDAQ